From Pontibacter actiniarum, a single genomic window includes:
- a CDS encoding anti-sigma regulatory factor — MMILTKDAMQIVREQDVVPFRNRVKELATKIGMSLVNQTKLITAASELVRNMLKYANGGKVLLEIISKNAQTGVRLTFVDEGPGIADVQQAMRDGFSTGKSLGLGLPGTKRLVNEFDIKSKLGEGTTVTITHWKNGR, encoded by the coding sequence ATGATGATATTGACTAAAGACGCGATGCAAATCGTGCGCGAGCAGGATGTAGTGCCTTTCCGAAACAGAGTAAAAGAACTTGCCACCAAAATAGGGATGAGCCTGGTGAACCAGACCAAACTGATTACGGCGGCAAGCGAGCTGGTGCGCAACATGCTCAAGTACGCCAACGGCGGCAAAGTTTTGCTCGAAATTATCAGCAAAAATGCTCAAACTGGCGTAAGGTTAACATTTGTGGACGAAGGCCCTGGCATTGCCGATGTGCAACAGGCCATGCGCGACGGCTTCTCGACGGGCAAGAGCCTGGGCCTGGGGCTGCCGGGCACCAAACGCCTGGTTAACGAGTTTGACATAAAGAGCAAGCTCGGCGAAGGCACCACTGTTACGATTACGCACTGGAAGAATGGTCGTTAA
- a CDS encoding STAS domain-containing protein: MDRIPILKMGPYLLVTIQVDLYDRLALTLENDLISMVSKTGARGVLIDISAVSIVDSFMGRILGNIASMSRIMDAETVVVGMQPAVAITLVELGLTLQGVYTALDVEKGMELLQNKIGIIENPEDEDEEVPNDDID; this comes from the coding sequence ATGGATAGAATTCCGATTCTGAAAATGGGCCCCTACCTGCTTGTAACCATACAAGTGGACCTATATGACAGGCTGGCCCTAACTCTGGAGAACGACCTGATAAGCATGGTGAGCAAGACCGGCGCCCGCGGCGTGCTCATTGATATCTCTGCGGTAAGCATCGTAGACTCTTTTATGGGGCGCATCTTAGGTAACATTGCCTCCATGTCACGGATTATGGATGCTGAGACCGTTGTAGTAGGCATGCAGCCAGCCGTGGCCATCACGCTGGTAGAGCTGGGCCTTACCCTGCAGGGGGTATACACTGCCCTGGATGTGGAGAAGGGCATGGAGCTACTGCAAAATAAAATCGGCATTATAGAAAATCCCGAAGACGAAGACGAGGAGGTGCCGAATGATGATATTGACTAA
- a CDS encoding ATP-binding protein — MVVNQHTLFSIPDKSYASIAKREIRQMAEEAGFTAAEAGRLNIVVSEMTSNLAKHAADGGELLVRSLGHGIEVICLDNGPGMVDSLRMLEDGVSTYGSAGEGLGAIKRQSDVFDLYSQPGMGTVIVSQVHRAAKPALAPNAGSHNIGFVMVPKPNETLCGDGLCVVEKGAEVYLLAMDGLGHGANAHEAAQAAVQAYASALPQHPSDMLRNIHQQIRRTRGAVGMVVNVSGNSHKISYCGIGNIAGKLYSSDLSAAGSGYKNIISYNGIIGHNIPGSLNNQQLDWGRNKTLILHSDGLKSRWDLAKYPNLSRHLATTIAAVLYKEHRRHTDDTLVLVLKSKV, encoded by the coding sequence ATGGTCGTTAACCAACATACGCTTTTTTCAATACCCGACAAATCTTACGCTAGCATTGCCAAGCGGGAGATTCGCCAAATGGCAGAAGAGGCAGGCTTTACCGCTGCTGAGGCAGGCAGGCTGAACATTGTGGTGTCCGAAATGACATCTAACCTGGCCAAGCACGCAGCCGACGGCGGGGAACTGCTGGTGCGCTCGCTCGGCCACGGCATAGAGGTGATCTGCCTCGATAACGGCCCCGGCATGGTTGATTCCCTCCGGATGCTGGAGGACGGCGTGTCCACCTACGGCTCGGCCGGCGAGGGCCTGGGCGCCATCAAAAGGCAGTCGGATGTGTTTGACCTGTACTCTCAGCCAGGCATGGGCACGGTGATTGTCTCGCAGGTGCACCGGGCGGCCAAACCTGCCCTGGCCCCAAACGCTGGCAGCCACAACATTGGGTTTGTCATGGTGCCTAAGCCCAACGAGACGCTCTGCGGCGATGGCCTGTGTGTTGTAGAGAAAGGTGCAGAAGTATACCTGCTCGCGATGGACGGGCTGGGCCACGGTGCCAACGCGCACGAGGCGGCACAGGCGGCGGTACAGGCCTATGCCTCTGCCCTCCCCCAGCACCCCTCCGACATGCTCCGCAACATTCACCAGCAGATCAGGCGTACCCGCGGCGCCGTGGGCATGGTGGTAAATGTCAGCGGCAACAGCCATAAGATATCTTACTGCGGCATTGGCAACATCGCTGGCAAGCTTTACTCATCAGACCTGTCGGCGGCCGGTTCAGGCTATAAGAACATCATCTCCTATAACGGTATTATCGGCCACAACATCCCCGGCTCTCTCAATAACCAGCAGTTAGACTGGGGCCGAAACAAAACACTCATACTTCACTCTGATGGTTTGAAGTCTCGGTGGGACCTGGCAAAGTACCCGAACCTGAGCAGGCACCTGGCCACCACCATCGCCGCGGTCCTGTACAAGGAGCACAGGCGCCACACCGACGACACCCTGGTTTTAGTGTTAAAGAGCAAAGTATAA